The Phycisphaerae bacterium genome has a segment encoding these proteins:
- a CDS encoding helix-turn-helix transcriptional regulator: MKPESMDAVFQALAHKTRRRMLDIVRNSPGCNVNDIAAHFEVSRIAVMKHLGVLETAGLVISEKKGRDRRFRVNTVPIRMIYERWTTAYSALWAGALTDIKYRIEAKNRKGKRK, from the coding sequence ATGAAGCCTGAATCCATGGACGCGGTCTTTCAGGCGCTGGCGCACAAGACTCGGAGGAGGATGCTCGACATCGTGCGCAACAGTCCGGGTTGCAACGTCAACGACATCGCGGCGCACTTCGAGGTGAGCCGCATTGCCGTGATGAAACACCTGGGCGTGCTGGAGACCGCCGGGTTGGTCATTTCCGAAAAGAAAGGACGGGACCGTCGTTTCCGCGTGAACACGGTCCCCATTCGGATGATCTACGAACGCTGGACGACCGCATACAGCGCCCTGTGGGCCGGGGCGCTGACTGATATCAAATATCGCATCGAGGCCAAGAACAGGAAAGGGAAGCGCAAATGA
- a CDS encoding SRPBCC domain-containing protein produces the protein MSETERAVFKVHIRGRIEDVWQEITKTDSLQKAIFNARLHTNGLKPGGKMQMRSANGKYVIVVGDVLEFDPPHRFSHTFKFTTLPDPPCKVTYDLKEVSDSVEFTLTVDDMPKGTQTAKHMTTGGKTIVDTLKVVVETGKPPFGVRFGYAMQAVMGPFVMPFIFGKKCHSENWPL, from the coding sequence ATGAGCGAAACGGAACGTGCCGTGTTCAAGGTGCACATCCGGGGCCGGATCGAAGACGTCTGGCAGGAGATCACCAAGACCGATTCTCTTCAGAAGGCGATATTCAACGCCCGCCTGCATACCAACGGATTGAAGCCGGGCGGGAAGATGCAGATGCGCTCGGCGAACGGCAAATATGTCATCGTCGTCGGTGATGTCCTGGAGTTCGACCCGCCCCACCGATTCTCGCACACGTTCAAGTTCACGACGCTTCCCGATCCGCCCTGCAAAGTAACCTACGACCTCAAGGAAGTAAGCGACAGCGTGGAGTTTACGTTGACCGTCGATGACATGCCCAAGGGCACGCAAACCGCCAAGCATATGACTACCGGCGGCAAGACGATCGTGGACACGCTGAAAGTCGTCGTGGAGACCGGCAAGCCACCGTTCGGCGTTCGGTTCGGCTATGCCATGCAGGCGGTCATGGGGCCGTTCGTCATGCCTTTTATCTTCGGCAAGAAGTGCCACAGCGAGAACTGGCCGCTCTGA
- a CDS encoding GNAT family N-acetyltransferase yields MTAHGQESNTRIEFRDKLRPTDVPAIRSIVEATGMFSAEEADVAAELAEEFLQRGDSSGYRFVIAESAGSVVGYACFGPIPCTRSSFDLYWIAVDPHSQRLGLGRRIIGQVESRVVSTGGTRIYVDTAGRDEYIPTRAFYERMGYVCAAVLPDFYAPADAKVIYAKVL; encoded by the coding sequence ATGACAGCGCATGGTCAGGAGTCGAACACGCGTATCGAGTTCCGCGACAAATTGCGCCCGACTGACGTTCCCGCTATCCGAAGTATCGTGGAAGCAACCGGGATGTTCAGCGCGGAGGAAGCTGACGTCGCTGCGGAACTGGCCGAGGAGTTCCTTCAGCGGGGCGACTCCTCCGGCTATCGCTTTGTCATCGCGGAATCGGCCGGCTCCGTTGTGGGATACGCCTGTTTCGGGCCGATTCCCTGCACGCGCTCGAGCTTTGATCTGTACTGGATCGCGGTCGATCCCCACAGCCAACGACTCGGCCTCGGGCGCCGGATCATCGGGCAGGTGGAGTCTCGTGTCGTCTCGACCGGCGGAACGCGAATCTACGTCGATACCGCCGGCCGAGACGAGTACATCCCAACACGGGCCTTTTACGAACGGATGGGCTACGTCTGCGCGGCCGTATTGCCGGATTTCTACGCCCCGGCTGATGCCAAGGTCATCTATGCGAAGGTGCTTTGA
- a CDS encoding histone deacetylase family protein — MLRIRRVFDDLLPIDAREIAAVQQMLRDQFPGISEEEIEGLPQKLRNPFKHKFRAFLYVCDDTQGNVRGAALISHEPELRFWFMDYLAAVTRGTGGGVGGALYGRVREEAAAGKSIGVFFECPPDEPELVSDPALLKQNIARLRFYERFGARPLIGNDYDAPLRPGQRDLPFLMYDDLDSGRRIGVEEARRIVRVILERKYGHICTPKYIAGVIASFRDDPVERRPFRYITPESEHMPSTAPKAPVRARIALVVNDKHDIHHVRERGYVEAPARIAAIRAEIDKTGLFHEVRPRDFGEKHILAVHDRGFVEYLKRACESIAPGKSVYPYVFPIRNQTRPPKELLVRAGYYCIDTFTPLNRNVIPAAKRAVDCTLTAAEELLRGERLAYALVRPPGHHAERKSFGGFCYFANAAIGAHFLTQYGKVAILDIDYHHGNGQEEIFWNRCDVLTVSIHGHPSFAYPYFSGFEEDRGGEGAEGFNVNLPLPEKIPVQRYHATLKKALAKVRAFAPRFLVVALGFDPAKGDPTGTWTLGPRDFEENGRLIGRMKIPTLIVQEGGYRTRTLGINARSFFTGLAEGQFATDDTATTRPATTKERKSAPGEGRPQ; from the coding sequence ATGCTTAGAATCCGTCGCGTCTTCGATGATCTGCTTCCCATCGACGCCCGCGAAATCGCCGCTGTGCAGCAGATGCTCCGCGACCAGTTTCCGGGCATTTCCGAAGAGGAAATCGAAGGCCTGCCCCAGAAGCTGCGGAATCCCTTCAAGCACAAGTTCAGAGCCTTTCTCTACGTTTGCGACGATACCCAGGGTAATGTGCGCGGCGCAGCCCTGATCTCCCACGAGCCGGAATTGCGATTCTGGTTCATGGACTACCTTGCGGCGGTCACGCGCGGGACGGGCGGTGGCGTGGGTGGGGCCTTGTACGGCAGGGTGCGAGAAGAAGCGGCGGCCGGCAAGTCCATCGGAGTTTTCTTCGAGTGCCCTCCGGACGAACCCGAACTTGTTTCCGATCCGGCTCTTCTGAAGCAGAACATCGCCCGACTGCGCTTCTATGAACGCTTCGGTGCCCGCCCGCTGATTGGAAACGACTACGACGCCCCCCTCAGACCGGGACAACGGGATCTTCCGTTTCTCATGTACGATGATCTTGATTCCGGCAGGCGAATCGGAGTGGAGGAAGCCCGGCGCATCGTCCGGGTCATTTTGGAGCGAAAGTACGGTCACATCTGTACGCCCAAGTATATCGCCGGTGTGATTGCTTCCTTCCGGGACGACCCCGTCGAGCGCCGCCCGTTCCGATACATCACGCCGGAGTCGGAGCACATGCCGTCCACGGCGCCGAAGGCGCCTGTCCGGGCGCGCATTGCCCTGGTGGTCAATGACAAGCACGACATCCACCACGTTCGCGAGCGGGGCTATGTCGAAGCGCCGGCGCGCATCGCGGCGATCCGCGCGGAAATCGACAAGACGGGCCTGTTCCACGAAGTGCGACCGCGCGACTTCGGCGAGAAGCACATTCTTGCCGTCCACGATCGCGGGTTTGTCGAGTACCTGAAACGGGCGTGTGAGTCGATTGCTCCGGGAAAGTCCGTCTATCCGTATGTCTTCCCGATTCGCAATCAGACGCGACCTCCGAAAGAGCTCCTCGTGCGCGCCGGTTACTACTGCATCGACACCTTCACGCCGCTCAATCGCAACGTGATCCCCGCGGCCAAGCGCGCCGTCGATTGCACGCTTACCGCTGCGGAGGAGCTCCTCAGGGGGGAACGCTTGGCCTACGCGCTGGTTCGTCCGCCGGGCCACCACGCGGAACGGAAGTCGTTCGGTGGATTCTGCTACTTCGCCAACGCGGCGATTGGTGCTCATTTCCTGACGCAGTACGGCAAAGTGGCGATCCTGGATATTGACTACCACCACGGCAACGGCCAGGAGGAGATCTTCTGGAACCGCTGCGACGTTCTCACGGTCTCCATTCACGGACACCCCAGCTTCGCATACCCCTACTTCAGCGGATTCGAGGAAGATCGCGGCGGCGAAGGTGCGGAAGGGTTCAACGTCAACCTTCCTCTGCCGGAGAAGATTCCCGTGCAGCGCTACCACGCAACGCTGAAAAAGGCGCTGGCAAAAGTCCGGGCGTTTGCGCCGCGCTTTCTCGTCGTGGCCTTGGGCTTCGATCCTGCCAAAGGCGATCCTACGGGGACGTGGACACTCGGCCCGCGCGACTTTGAGGAGAACGGCCGCCTCATTGGCCGGATGAAGATCCCCACGCTGATTGTCCAGGAAGGTGGCTACCGGACCCGCACGCTCGGAATCAACGCGAGGTCGTTCTTCACCGGCTTGGCGGAAGGACAGTTCGCGACAGACGATACGGCGACTACCCGCCCGGCGACCACAAAGGAGCGGAAATCTGCCCCTGGGGAGGGCCGGCCGCAATGA